The following DNA comes from Paraburkholderia phytofirmans PsJN.
GTATTCCGTCGTAGTCAGTTGCTCGATGCCGTGCTTTATCGCGATCACCTTGCGCCCGTCTTCATGACGCTGGGCGAAGAAGAACAACTCCGCGTTGGCAACGCATTCATGCGCCGTCTCGCGCGGCAGATGAACCCCGCTAATCCAGTGCTGGGAACGCGGCAGGTCATCAACCTGATGGACGCCGGCCGGAGTCTCAGCGAGCGATTTGGCATTGATTTCGCCACGTTTCTGCCGGAATGCAATGCCACCGGCATGCTCAAGCGCAAGCCTCAACGAATCGACGAGTCGCAAGCATGAACAGCGCGACATTCGACCACCCGAACGTGCTTCTCGGCACGCTGCTCGCCAAGGGTGGTCGTGCCCATCGGCTTGCTAGGCTAAAAGCGCTGCACGAGATTTGTCGCAGGCATCAGGAATCAGGCTCGCGCGATTTTTCTCTCTCAACCATTGGTCGCCTGGCCGAGGCGGAAGGCGTCCTAAAGGGACGCGTCCTCTACAACATGCAATCGGCAGACTACCGCGAGCTGATTTCGGCCTGGGCGACGTATGCCGGGCCACCGACACTTCGACCATCGAAACCGCTGGCAAGCCACGAATACCTCATGCGTATTCACGACCCCGCGATCCGCTCCATCATGCAAGCAATCATCGGGGAACGAGACAAGCTCCGGGCCGAGGTCAACCTTCTGAAATCCAACGCGCAAGTCGTCGTGGATCGACGCCCAATCGGTGTGCGCGCGTCAGGAGACGCCATCGCGTTGCCAACAACGACAAACGGCCACAACGCGCAGCTCACTCCTTCAGAACGTGAAGCGCTGGGGAAGGCGGTCTCTGCCGACTACCTCGAAAGACATGGCTTACACGAAGGCAGCCATGGCGAGATCGTGAACGAACACGGTCGGACAGTGTTCGATGTCGGCTTCGCGCGTGCAATACGAAAGATCCTCGGAGCCTGAACAGCCGATAACCGAAACGATGTATTTCGATGTATGCATACATCGAAACGGAGAGTCCTTGGCGACCCCACCGCAGAACGCTTTCACGCTTTTCGCCCTCAAACTATGTACTCCACGGGTATAGGTCCAAATCGCTGGGTGAATCGACTCGACGTGTTGGGGCAAGGCGGCCATATTGCAAAAATACTGTATGGATGTACAGTATCGTATATCAAAAACCTGCTTCGTGAAACGTCCCTTTTTGATTACGACGGAAGACGATGATGGATATGCCTGTGCGCAAGCATCCGATGCCGGAGATAGCGGCGTTCGTGGCCGAATTGCGTCGCGCGTTTGGGGATGCGACTATTGATGAAGCGGTCGCGCGCGGCAAGGCGGGCGAGCCGACGTTTTTCGCGAGCGAGAACGGTCTGACGGTAGGCACCAGGTCGGATGCGACAGTCAGGAGCTGGCGAGTCGACGGCAGCGTGCTCAACCGGCACTTCTGCCGTGGGTGCGCCGGGTCATGCATCGGGACCGACATACGATGCAGTCAACGCAGGTGATTGAGCGGGCAACCGCATCAACCAGTGGAGATGACGCATGTGCTACTCGGCTCAAATCTGGGCGGACTACCGCCGGTACGTACGGACCTTCGGTGCGCACATGGACATCGCCGAGTTCGCACGTCTCTATTTCCTGCAGGCCGAAGGGAGCGGCGCCAAGACACCGAAAGCGCTCGACGATGCTTTCCTCGACCCGCAGACGGATGGCGAACGCGAGATACGTCAACTCATCGAAAAGACGCGCGCGGAACAGAGGACGAAACTGGAGCAAGACCTCTTCAAGCAGCGAACGAGATTTACGGAAGCCGAGCGCAAGCTGGAGTCGAAGGTGACGAAGGCCGCGACCGAAAGTAGACGCATCGCTACCGACAAAATTGAGGCTGCGCTACGCCGCATCGAAGACATCAATCGCAGCGAATCAAAGCCGCGCGACTCGCGCATCTTCCCCGGCTACTACGCGCCGGTGCTGGTGATGGAAAACGGCGAGTACGTGCTCCGGCCGATGCGATACCAGTGCCGCATTGCGGGCACGCCGGCAAGCTTCGATGTGAAATATCCCGGCACATACAATGCCCGCAAAAATTCATTGGGAGGTTTCTGGAAATCGTGCTTCGGACAGACGCACGGTGTGTTGCTCGTCGAGGTCTTTTACGAGAACGTGAAGAAGGCGAAGATGGAAGGCACGGTGCTGGAATCACATGACAAGGACGAGAACGTCGTCCTCGAGTTTCGCCCAAGCAATAGACAGTTGATGCACGTGGCCTGCCTATGGTCGCGATGGACGAAACCGGGCGAGCCAGACCTTCTGTCGTTTGCTGCCATAACGGATGACCCGCCGCCGGAAGTTGAAGCGGCCGGCCATGACCGGTGCATCATCCCTATCAAGCCCGAGAACATCGAGGCGTGGTTGAATCCGGAAGCAACAAGCTTGGACGCGATGTACGCCATCCTCGATGACAAGGACCGGCCTTATTACGAGCACAAGTTCGCGGCATGAGGCGCTGGAGCTTGCGCGTTGATGTGGAGGGTCTTTCCGATTTGGGGGGAGGTTGGCCAAAATTTCGATTCATGAGCTAACATCGAATTCGGTTTATGTACTACGGTGAGGTTCTCTTTGGGCAGTGACTATCGTTTACACACATTGGGGTGGAAGGCATTCCAGGAC
Coding sequences within:
- the gmtX gene encoding gamma-mobile-trio protein GmtX, translating into MNSATFDHPNVLLGTLLAKGGRAHRLARLKALHEICRRHQESGSRDFSLSTIGRLAEAEGVLKGRVLYNMQSADYRELISAWATYAGPPTLRPSKPLASHEYLMRIHDPAIRSIMQAIIGERDKLRAEVNLLKSNAQVVVDRRPIGVRASGDAIALPTTTNGHNAQLTPSEREALGKAVSADYLERHGLHEGSHGEIVNEHGRTVFDVGFARAIRKILGA
- a CDS encoding SOS response-associated peptidase family protein; the protein is MCYSAQIWADYRRYVRTFGAHMDIAEFARLYFLQAEGSGAKTPKALDDAFLDPQTDGEREIRQLIEKTRAEQRTKLEQDLFKQRTRFTEAERKLESKVTKAATESRRIATDKIEAALRRIEDINRSESKPRDSRIFPGYYAPVLVMENGEYVLRPMRYQCRIAGTPASFDVKYPGTYNARKNSLGGFWKSCFGQTHGVLLVEVFYENVKKAKMEGTVLESHDKDENVVLEFRPSNRQLMHVACLWSRWTKPGEPDLLSFAAITDDPPPEVEAAGHDRCIIPIKPENIEAWLNPEATSLDAMYAILDDKDRPYYEHKFAA